Below is a window of Populus trichocarpa isolate Nisqually-1 chromosome 3, P.trichocarpa_v4.1, whole genome shotgun sequence DNA.
tgtggtCGTCGACACAAAAGTAACTCATTATCTTGCGTGGACACACTTTAGCCGTTAAGTAACGTCCGAGATCGACGACGTCAAGTCCCTCTCTCTGCTATATAAATACGAGGATCCCCAATTGTTCCTTTCCCTTGTCTGTAAGTTTCTCACTTTAAATACTCGCAGAAGAATCGTTGAAAACGTACTGAACTTGGGAGGGAAGCTCCAAATCCGATACATCTTGCTGATATATCGCTGCATTTTGTATCGGTGGAggccttttttattttcgtcTCGCCCTCCTAGCAAGCTATACATAGCAAGCAaagactttttttctttgtttctttcttttcgagTCGCTCTAAGTTATCAGCGAAATTGAAGGGATTCTGGGTTGCGGcagtgaagagaaaattgattACATGAAGATTTGTTAGAAGATTTTATGGTATCGTCTTACAATCTGTTTaaaagggaaaggaagattCAAGGTGGGCTAAAAAGAATGCTGTTCTCTGTTGCCATTTGGTCTCATTTTACTCTGATTTTTTACAACTCGGAGCTGTATCTAACTCTCTCCCTCCTCCCCCCCGCACAAACAGAAAATCAGTTTTTATGAGACGTGAATTCAGTTGATGAAGTTAAGAGTTTTCATATCTTTTTATCTGCCCCCCCCTCACCTTCTAAAcatagcatattttttttagtttctcactttgttttaaagatttttgatTCGCATATTCTGGGCAGGTAGTTCCATAGAACGTTTGCAAGTTTCAAttcctcccttttcttttcttggtatTTCTTTTTAAGCTTTCTTAGCAACCAAACAGAGTATAGCTTTACTCTATGTAAGTTCCTAGCTCTTTTAATGATTTAGACTCAACCCACCCAGTTTAGTCCCAAAAAGATGTCGGATCGTGCTGCTGTTAGTTCTCGAGGGACAATTTTATGTGGCCTTGCTTGTCTTATATGCATTTCTTTCTATgcactgtttcttttttttcttttttttgggggggtcTGAATTAATGTTGTCTTATTGCAGTTTATTTGGAAGGAGGCGAGCAATAGAGGGATATAAAAGCAAGAGATTAAGTTAAGCACATATCTAACTGGAAACAAAGGACTGCTCAAGATTTATGAAGATCAGTACATGGTGTAAAGTAGACAGCTAAGAGAGAAACAGGAACAGCAAGCagcagcagcggcagcagcTGGGTGTTGAGTGTTTTGTTTTGGGGTCATCTAGCTTTAGGTAAGTCGTTTTCAGAATAATAATGAcgcaatactttttttttttatctttatttttatgttttatcaaGCATGAAACAAATATCAATGTTGCTTACTCTTCCCCTTCTTAAATATTCCCTTGTCTCCCTGTCTATTCAGCTACCGCTTTCCAGGGCGCTTGACATTGCagtttataaaataatgtttctttaaaattaatttttctacacAGGACACTTCAtttctttggtgttttttttttcctacatgGATTATTATCGAACGGTAGTAGTGgtagatcatatatatatatatatatatgattcaatGGACTGTCTTTTTTAAAGGGTTTGTCAGAAACTTCGGCATACACAATTTTGGTTCTTTATTGGGTTTGTAGATTAAAGCATGAACATCACAGTCTATCAAATTAGACCACTTTCAAATGGGGCTATGTCCCCattttgttttccctttccATTATTGACTCACTATTTTATCCCTCCATTTTCTTTCTACTTCTCCGATCCCGAGCTTCTCTTTATTCTTTAGCCCTTTTGTCCTTCCCCAAAAACGCCCCATTTTCCCTTGAAATTCGAGGACAAAAATCGTATTTTAGATTCTTGCTTATAATGGTCCAGCTCATTTGGATTAAGTTTCCATCATTTGTTTCTGGGCAACGATTACTTTGTCTTTATTCCCTTTGGTTTTTTGGGCATCTAATTCCTTGTTATTGGaatggtctctctctctctctctctctctgtgggCATCGATTGTGCTTTTCTATCTGCGTCCCTTCAAACAAATAGAAACACATTGGAGTAACATACCAGGGTAAGAAGTTAGGGCCCATAGAAGGCAAACGCATCATCAAATAGAGATAAGAATGTTCTATTGTCCGATCAGTTTGTCCACATCTACCCTTCATGGTTGTGATGGTGATCTGACTCTTGGAAAGAATAATAGAATAGATACCTCCTTGCGACTTACTAGTTGGATTTTTTCTGTTCAATTTCAAGGTGGAAGCTCCTAATTAAATCGTTCAAAACCATGCCTTGTGTATGGTTCATACGTACTAGCATTAATCAGCTCAGATAAtcagcttttaatttttttaaattttttttctctgagggattgaataaaaattgattgGATGACCACTCATTGCAACATTGTTTCTGAAAACagtaataaagcaaaaaaacaaaggagataAGCATAGAAATAACTGTCAGCATAATAACAAGGGTGTAATAATGTCTTTTGCAGGGttaagaagaaggagaagaagaagagaaaatgttTACGTGCATAGCGTGTACCAAGCCAGTGGCAGAGGATGGACGGGGAGAAGAAGGAGGAGCGCGTGGAAGTGGTACCCCAAGTACAAAAGAAGCCGTCAAAAGCCTCACTTCACAGGTCCCACTTTACTTCTATccgttattattattaccaggctaaatttcatttttatcccCGTATGCTCTCCAATTTCTTACCTCCGTTCCTCCAATTTAAAATCTTCTAATGTTACTTTCGTAATTTCAGTATTCgtaaaatcctttttttttagctgAAATCCTTCTCTCATTTTACCCTCTCaaattcctctctctctctctctctctctctatatatatatatatatatatatatatatatatatatataatacttaaAGATCTAAAAAGAAGCTCTATACATTTATATATGCACCCAGAGAAAGATACATGAACACTGTATAAGTGTTTGAATCTATGCTCATTTAAGCAAAGAAACAAAGTTGTAAGATGGCATTGATGAAGCGGGGGGTCCAAGTTGGGGAGGACACGGCCCCATCCCTTCACTTCTCTTGGCATCTTTCACATGTCTGTCCATGGTCTCCTCTTGCAAACCAAATTTAGGCAGtagtaaattataatatattttacttgGCTAGGCTGACAAGGTAGTTCTTGTGTGTACGGCCTACTGATATATTGGGCGGTCTTCCTTCTTTGGCTCCGCGTGGTTGCCTATTGCTTGCTGACTGGATGATACACAACACCCTTCATTCTCCTGTCTTTTTtgccccttttctttttgaatttgtcATGTTATCTCCATGCATGATCTCTTACTGCTACTGCTACTATTATGATTATGGTATTATTATCAAGTTCTTCGTGGATATTTCTGTAACTGTAAAACCCTGTTCAAATTAAGGTGTTATAACTGGTTGAACCTCTAAGTACCTTGGACATTTCAAAAGCAGTGCTGCAGTAAAACGACCATGTCTCTCGTATCGCTAGGCTGTTAGTAACATCATGAATCTCTCACAAGACTGTAATATATAGAGTGATAACACCCCATCAGACCACAATATATAGATTTGCAGTGGTAACCcacttccaatttctttttctttttttaaaaagaaagaaagaaaaaccctgAAATGCTCgtgataacaaataaatataaattttggaAAACTCTTGTAATATTGTGCTGGCCAAGTTTGCTATAGAATATGTAATTGAAGGACCCCATATTTCCACTGTGCACAACAGTGGGATCTTTAGGAAAGGACTCGTGATATTTAAGAAAAGACACTTAATTGTCCTTGATCTGACCCACCATTGAATTCTTGTCCTTCCACTGTGCATAGAAAGCTCAATATATCATATAGTTGTATGGATAAAGGAAGAATCTGCCTGCTCTGCTAATGGGCAGTGAAACGAGGCTGGCGTCTAATAGTTTGCAGCAGAAAAGTACAAAACGATTTGTTGACTCTGGTTTTCACCTTGCAGTATTCACCgctgcaaatttttttttatagaaaaattctCATGTTTCACCTTTTGCCCTTGACTCTACCTTTCATAAGCACAGCTAGTTAATGTTTATTCACCCAATGCGATGATTCAGTCTACACTTTGCAGTCATCTTCTGTGACAGGCCATTACTTCATTCTGGAACAAGGGGGCGCCTTTATTCAAATGAGAAATATTTGTAGTCTTGCTTGCAAATTACTCTTAATAGTTGTCTGGACTCCATAGGttgcaaaaatttacaaatcAGTGAGGCACCATCAAATCTGCTCTGTTGAATATGAAATCTATTCCAACCAACAGGCGCATAAATATTTGTAACCGTGTGTAAATGTGTGAAGCATTTACGCATTAGCCTCCTTAATCGTGTTAAGGAGGCTGAAATATTTCCGCTGCCATTTATATTCAGGTATCAGACGTTTTTGAGGAACAGCAGAACCTTaggatttcttttcttctttgatgAAATTGCCAATTAATTGCTGGCATGATTGGATTCAAACCCTTTGATGCATCTGATTTCATTCTGTTCTTTTTTAACAAGCATCAACTTGATCCTTTTCCAACTGACCATGCATCACTCCATTAGATTAAAAGTCcaattcctttcctttccaaTAATATGTATTAGAGTTGATATGCAGCTGCATGATTTTCTAGCATTTTATGACAGTCTAAAGAAAGCAACCTGAGTTATGTTGAGGTTGTATCTATGTGCAACAAacatatgaaaacataaaatgaaattaaagttgCACATCCTTTTCACGACCTCCCTTgagttttcttcttttacaatttttttgtcTGCACTGTAAACTTAATTGTGCGACTTCCAAATATTTCAGTTTTtgaatgaattatatatatcataacTCTTTTGCAATTCTAATCAACCAAGTATTTCAATGTTGTACAGATCAAGGACATGGCACTGAAAATGTCTGGTGCTTACAAGCAATGCAAGCCCTGCACAAGTCCCAGCAGCTACAAGAAAGGACAGCGACCTTACCCTGACTTTGATGCAGCTTCAGAAGGGGTTCCATACCCCTATTTTGGAGGTGGAAGCTCAAGCTCAACCCCAGCCTGGGACTTTACTACTCCCAAACACAATCGAGGTACTAGAGCTGACTCTAGGTTTTCTACTTTGTATGGTGGAGACCGGACCCCTGGAGGAGCAGAGTCTTGTGATGTGGTGCTGGAGGATGAGGATGAGCCCAAGGAATGGATGGCACAGGTGGAGCCAGGTGTTCACATTACTTTCGTGTCTCTCCCTAATGGGGGAAATGATCTAAAGCGTATTCGTTTCAGGTGTGCATCAGCTATCCTTAACATACTGTCTTGAGCCTATACTTCTAGTAGCATATATTAGTTCAAATCCGAACAGataaatgaactaaaaaaagaatagatagATTATTTCTGTTTGGGTAGTATAAGCACAAACTGACATTACTCAGGCATTTGGGTTTTGAAGCCGAGAGATGTTTAATAAGTGGCAAGCTCAGCGATGGTGGGGTGAGAACTATGACAGAATCACGGAGCTCTATAATGTCCAGAGATTTAATCGTCAAGCTCTTCACACTCCCCCGAGGTGTGAGGATGAGGTAAATCTCTTCTATCTTAATTTGCCGCTTAAAAAATCCTCTAGAAATAGTGGATCGAGGAGTTGAGTTGCAAAACATTTCCATTTCGAGCTTCCTTGATCATGAACATAATCATGTTTAAGCCTCAACCATTTTAAAGCACTatgagggataaaaaaaataaaaaaattagcaatgaTCTTCTAGCATGTGAACTAAGGGATTCTAGTGCCCTTGCTTGTAACCAGTCTCATTTCTAGCTGATAAGACATTGGGATATAAATGGCATCCCAAAACCTTACTATGAAAAGATGGTTTTTGGAGACATTTTTGTAACAATTACCTCTTTCATGCTTTCCCCTTctccttttcctctctctctttttttgaaaaataaataataaaaaaatatcttcttttgatttttcacaTCACTACTTCTATATATTGAAGTTCCTCGTCatattataggaaaaaaaaatctcagcaTCTTCAAAAAATTACTGACCAATAATTGTTTCTTAATCAGCAAAGAGATTCCTCCTACTCAAGGCTGGAATCTGCAAGGGAAAGCCCTATGGCTCCATCTTTTACCCCAAGAAACTACTATAAACCTGCTGGAAGTAAAGGTTATTTCCCATCTGATACTATGGACCAAGGTGGCAGCCATCACTACCACGCTGGTTCAAGTAGCTATGGTATGGGGGGGCCAAGATTCGAGGCATCTTCTTTAGAGGCATCACGGACAACTACATCATCTAGAGATGAGCCTTCTATTTCAGTTAGCAATGCTAGTGACCTGGAGACAGAATGGGTTGAGCAAGATGAGCCAGGGGTTTACATCACAATCAGACAACTTGCCGATGGCACCAGGGAGCTCAGGCGTGTCAGATTCAGGTAATGGAAATCCTTATTTATTCACATTTCAAGTTGCATCTTTTTTGGTGACAGAAACTATTGAAGGAAAACTTATTTTAAAGTTCTGATGTTTTCTTTGCGCCGTCCCTTCATTAGCACCTGATACATATAcaacatgaaaaatatgaatttaaaaatggtTTTGTTGCTTGTATTCgtaagaaaattgtttttctggttttctttttaagttgGTGTTATGATATT
It encodes the following:
- the LOC7465470 gene encoding protein BREVIS RADIX; translated protein: MFTCIACTKPVAEDGRGEEGGARGSGTPSTKEAVKSLTSQIKDMALKMSGAYKQCKPCTSPSSYKKGQRPYPDFDAASEGVPYPYFGGGSSSSTPAWDFTTPKHNRGTRADSRFSTLYGGDRTPGGAESCDVVLEDEDEPKEWMAQVEPGVHITFVSLPNGGNDLKRIRFSREMFNKWQAQRWWGENYDRITELYNVQRFNRQALHTPPRCEDEQRDSSYSRLESARESPMAPSFTPRNYYKPAGSKGYFPSDTMDQGGSHHYHAGSSSYGMGGPRFEASSLEASRTTTSSRDEPSISVSNASDLETEWVEQDEPGVYITIRQLADGTRELRRVRFSREQFGEVHAKTWWEQNRERIQAQYL